DNA from Solanum stenotomum isolate F172 chromosome 3, ASM1918654v1, whole genome shotgun sequence:
GATTGCgaaatttcaattcaaattagTGGGGGccaatttttatttcatgaCACTTTTTATTGAGACCTTTTGGTTGTTGAGGTGGGGCatgatatataaatatttcCTCTCCTTAATTTAGtcaattttaacaaaaatcctcaaacataaattaatttctGATATTTCTTATTGTCAACTTGTGTTCATATTTATTAAACTTTAAAGGTTATGTTTGAAATTTGGATTATATACAGCAAGGCGATGCATGGAAATGAATGGATGTGGTGACACTATTGTacgaaatttaattatttaagaaagaaatatttttttaaaaaaaattgtggtctAAATAAGTCTTAAATAGTTATATGAATATAATTTATCCCATTATAggtaaaaatagaaatttaatgttaaattatttgtaaaaataaaaatatgacttttttttaacaaagtaaaaacaacaTCAATATAATTGGTACAAAGGaaaatatgtgttgtatattttggattaaaaagtAATATTGTTATATCTGTCTTAATTTACGTGATTCAATTTAATTAttgataaaatttaagaaagaaataaaaaatacaaatcttGTGATTTGAGAATCTCTTAATATTTGTGTACACTATAAGACTTTTTGAACTTAAACATGTTATAACATTCGTATCTACTTTGTCTACAAACAAGAAAGTTATAAGTAATGCAACTATAAATGAATTTCATGAACGGTTTGATCTTGATTCAGAATGAACGCTCACAACATATTTAACACATGCAAGTCGGACAGAAAACACGAAAAGAAATGGTGTTCCAAGTGATAGACGAATGAGAAATGCGTAAGAATTTGTCAGGCTATAGTTCACTCAAAGTTATAAAGAAAGATATTGATTTCTCAacaacatcaattttttttaattataaaatgaacTCTTTTTACTCGATTTTAGATCATAACCGATAAATTTCcgtcaattttaatttgtagcAATTATTAGCACTGGTCAAATATTAGGTGTATGAATATTAAATTGTGCTACTATTTTTGGTGGTGGTGATAAATGATACAGGTAGTAAGCTTGGGAAAAGCAAAATCTTAAATATATAGACTTGAAGTAGGTGAAGGACAAAAGTAGATAGTCGTTTGATTAATAGGATAAGAATAATTATTgtaggaaaaaatataaaattattttatcacatttaattatgaatattaattaattttaaaattattaaatttatccaaccatttatattaaaaattgtgtGGGTCAGATATTCCATATAAAAAGTGAGACAACTAATCTTAGGTGATATCCCAACTCATTActcattatatatttttctctatGTCTAGGTAttagtattaattatataatatatcccacatatattatataattaatagtatataatatatgtatatactattatatacatatattactGGGCTAACCATAGGCCCACTCTCTCATCAGTCTTTTCGGCCCAGCCCTTTAACTTTCTTTTgggaaatttttataaatagcactatttataaataaattatagcaacattattgaattttctttattcttaatttatcttatctttattttcagtttcttttttttgtttctactTATTTCTTGTTAGCTTCCTCacgtttcttgattttctttattgagttcttgaatcCATAACGTGATTCTTATCAACACGCTCACATTGTCTGCCTTAAATCTAAATAAAGAAGAAGGTGATATAAAGTTCAACAATCAACGTAAAACCAATAGAATTATATGATGTATTCTTAAAATACATAATACTCCTCTTATATACAAAATTAGTAACAATTGAAACTGAATACACGTAAAAACGTACATCTCTATAGACTATAGTAAATCAAATAATTGTAAACTTAAATAAAGTTACATTTGCATATCAAgaacaaattaaattacaagATTACTTTCAAACAAGCTAATTAAAAGTTGGTGTATTATGTATGTTACAATTCCAACTTTTCAAGATAAAAGTCTCTAATATATATTGGacaattatatatacacaatccCTTGTAGTGTATACACTATTGGTCTGATATTCCCTTATTACAAAGTCCATTATTCATTTGGGGAATTGTGTATGGACCTTGTAATAAACCTTTGGCAATTAATTTGTATGCTGCCTCTGTCAAATGTACACCATCCCAACTAACATATGAAGAAGGTGTATCACAATAATTTGAGGATGGTGATCCACATGGTCTCTTTGAGTCATAATTGTATGGACCTCCTCCTCCACAACATGCTACAATAGTGCTTGTAAAacctacataaaaaaaatttacaaaaaaattgtgatcAATGACCTTCCAAATTTATGCTATGGAAATAATGATGACGTTTAACTTTTATGTGCTGACagtttaaataattttcatgttttttaatgatttaaaagataaatgaaATACGAGTAACTGACTAGAATAAGTTGAATTAGTAACTTGGGAAATTGGACAAACACTTTTGAAAAAATGCAAATTTCAGATGGACTTTCTATCAGAACTCTGTCAGAAATTCGATCTCATCGCAAATACACCACTAAAAACAGGCAAATTTTTGAGGGAGGTGCATCGAAAATTTAATAGGTCTGTCAGAAAAACTTTCGACGAACCTACCTCAGACATTTCCATCAAAATTAAAGTGTTTTTTGTagtgattattttttatatactctCAACTGAAATCATATTTCGGAGTTGACTATTCAtctgcccccccccccccccccattccAATAGTGAAATGTGTTAAATACAttgatagtatatatataaaaattattgtcaGAGTATACAagttaaatatatgaaaatgtaaaaaaaaatatacttaccAAATTTTTTGGGAGATTTGTAAATTTGCATGGCTGCATTGTAGTAATCAGCATAGATTATGTTGGCATGAGGATGAATTTCACGAAGTTTATGAATTTCTTGTTGAAGTAATTGGTTATGATATTCAGCAAAATCATTTAACCAATTAATACAACCAGTTGAATCATCATAATcttctttatttgaatttttaaaaattgttagaTAAGAAGCTGAACATCCAATTGGTAAATTTCCAGGTACTATCAATGTTTGTGCTCCAAGTTCAATTAATTCCTgcaaatataatcaaataaatcTTAATtcatagaaatttaaaaaaaatgtttaagtAACActagaaaactatataatattcCCTCCGTcaacttttaattgtcatgctATGCTTTTCAAAAGTcagtttgactaattttcaaagttaaattagattacattaattcgatattttaaacaaaaaatttagattttcaaaaattatacaaaaaacaCTATAAATTGCAagtttttgcatatcaatatgatgaaaaaatacatcgtaaaatattagttaaagtTCTTATAGCttaactctaaaaaagaaaaccatgacaattaaaagtggacggggGAGTATGATTTTTAGAGACAGATAAATTTTAtggttaaacaaaaaaaaattatgacttatcttatttaacaataattaatattggaCAATTTATTTGTGAAAATGTATGTATAGCCTAAAAAGGGGACCTCCCTCCAAATTAGGTCAAGTTGTACTTGTTTATGTTAGACTTGATAGTGATACGATTAGTTAAGCCTTAGCTTATTTGGCCACCTCATGACAATTATTGTTCATGGTTATTATGGGAAAATCTTTTTCGATGGAGATATGCtgaatatattaatatatgaacAATCACGATCTGATAATGTACTACTAAGTCTTTCAAAAGAGAAAAGAGTTAGTGATAGATCatcagaaaattatattatatgacaAATTATTTAGCGAGAATTAGTTATcgtttttcttaaaatattttttactaattctattttttttttaaaagtggaatgtttaatgaaaaaaataattgatactTACATTAATGGCTAGGCCAATGGCTGAAATAACTGCAGGCACAAATGATTGAACATCTTCTCCTGATTTTCCTTGAGAAAATGGATGATTATAATCATTTCCTCCAATTTCTcccattaaaaataatgaattttcaagaaattctttGCAACCTGattaatatttcatataattagaATAATAATGATTTATAGAGGCaccttgaaaaaaatatatataaataaaatcaaatggctcacatacttttttaaaaaatataatcatcTATTTTTCCTCCTAATTACTATTTTCAAGACTGTCTCGAGAAACATCTCGAAAAACAGGACAAAAACTAGGATATAACTAACAGTTCACCATAAGGAGTATAAAATTAACCTTGTGCCACTAGTACAAGCTACAGAAACTGTCCATAAGACTATCATTAAAATCCAGCTAGAACcgtatttctttgttttttattttaaatttattagtgCACTTAAAGTATAGTACTATATTATAAATGCATATTTAGGGTTTGATGgagaatattatttaataatatgtGTAATAGTTTTAGttttctattttacaaaaatatatcatccacaaaactatttattttacatttaaaaaaaaaacttttaatatGGTGTCCCCACTAGGCCACTAatgtatttctttttgtttctttagtTCTTAATAAAGGATATTGTCCATATATCTAATCCAGTAATTACGTTTTTTATTAGGACTCAAATATATAATTACTCTTGTTGATAAGTTTTGATTACTTTTTATTAGTGGTTGATCATGAAGGGAATAAGATTTTATCCTAAACAAAAGTGTATTTGATTTAAAGACTATACTTTATTAGTCTTTAGGTTTATCAACTATCGGATCCGTGGcaatattgaaattttaaaagttaattaccgtggcttataatatttttttaatgtaatttttaataattaaatttatacatCTTGATATATAAGTTTAAATATTGAATTCgtctataaaaataattaacttggTATGACtagctaaatttttttttttcttattgacAAACTCTATTCATCTTTGATTTGTCAATTTAGCAACCACATTTCTTTACTTAATTAAAGCTTGAACTTAAAGTTGGATCAACTTCTCAACTACTCCTTGTCAAGTCTTTTCTAAATCAATTATTCTTTTTTCCATTAAGTAAATGTAAGGCTAAAAATAATACAGGGGTTGGTCCACTTGAATTATTTGTGAGTTTAAGAGAGTGATGACTTTTGCCTCActtattccaaaaaaaaaaaggaataaacatattttaaaatttaaaagcaatttagtttaaagtttttattttatccttaataacaaatatttatgatatatttaggagctagaacaacattcaaaaGGTTTATGGTCACAATTAATATGTcatatttaaaatcacaaatttttttaaaaaaattatttttttaaacgtCATGTTCAATCAGATTACgccatataaattgaaacaaactATATACTTAATGATGTGGTGTACTCATAAAAATGTGTTACGCAACATTAAACCGGGATCAAGATTAATGACTTTGTATAAAGTTCAATAAAAGATTATTATACTAATATGTAATATAAGTTAATAGTACTAATTAATAATTGGAGTAGAGAAAAAGCAATAAATTGGTTGCTTAAcatgaataataatatttataggTTGTACTCCTTAAGTTAAGGTTATAtcaatcttattttatttttaacctgcttagaatttcttttttcttgtattCTTTTTACGTCTTTGTTACGAAAACGAtatagtatcttttttttttctggcttgacgaatttgaatttatgtgtACAGTAATACTCcatattagaattttttttcaaatccaaAAGAGAAAATCGTGTTCATTCCACCACATCTTTGGTAATGAAAATAACATGTCATCTACTATATATGGTGTTTGATCCATTTAAAGCGATAACGCTCCCTATAGAGATTTTTTCTGTGTCGAACATTTAAATCCAAAGCATCTAATTAAGAGTGAAGAAATCATGTTCAATCCCACCATACCCTGGTTGCTATTTTTGAAAATGACTGAAATATGTTTATTGGTGTTTGGTCCAGTTAAGAGGAAAAACGTTTTTTATCAGATTTCTTTTCTTATCCAAAATTTTAACTCTTAACCTCTTATTTAGAAGGAAAAAATCATGTTGATTCCACCACAACTAAATTGGTGGTGAAAATGACATGTCATCTGTTAGGTGTTTGGTCCACTTTGGAtgtttgcaaaaaaaaaaaaaaaaactagaataactccaaaaaaaaaattaatccatTATTTCATTGGGACTTACTTGTTGGTGAGTCACACAAAATTGGTAACATTTGTTTGAACCATTCCAATTGAGTTCCTAGTGAAACATTAGTGGCTGGATTCTTGATTCCTCTTTTCTCTAAATATGAAATATCCACTGCTGTTGCTCCTGCCACTGCAAAATTCACTCCTCTTAGTGAATTTTTGCTACGTGACATGTTTTTCATAACACCAACATAGGGTGGCACAAGTGGAAATCCCATACCCTCCGCTGTAAAGAAGATCAAAAGTTTCAGAAGTTTTTCGTTTAGCTTGATGAAATAGTATTGCATAATCGAGACGAAAGGACGTATACATTAATAGACTGATCAGAATTCAAACTTGATGAATTTAAACCTATAAAGTTCTCAGTACTGAAATAATAGTAGctttcaaaatatatgaaaattcaacatttaatatttttagaaattaatttcataattctcaatatatatatatttatgttccATGTCAAAAATACTGATTTGATGGTGTAATGGGATACATAGCTAGCCGTTAAGCCATAGGGAAAAATGTATAGAGAGAAGAATGGGACACGTTCtttgatatatataattaatacaatCACGTtagttaaaagataaaaaaatatcgaaATATTATTAATACGTACCGATGAAATCTATAACGAGACGGCCATCGGAAAATCGACCGGTAGGATGATGAAAGAAGGTTTCACCATAAGGAAGTACTGATGAAGCAACAATTTTATTGGATTTTGAGAGGC
Protein-coding regions in this window:
- the LOC125858341 gene encoding GDSL esterase/lipase At1g28590-like, translated to MASSFNNNSFICVIILLITSFGHVHGCYESIISFGDSLADTGNLIRLSKSNKIVASSVLPYGETFFHHPTGRFSDGRLVIDFIAEGMGFPLVPPYVGVMKNMSRSKNSLRGVNFAVAGATAVDISYLEKRGIKNPATNVSLGTQLEWFKQMLPILCDSPTSCKEFLENSLFLMGEIGGNDYNHPFSQGKSGEDVQSFVPAVISAIGLAINELIELGAQTLIVPGNLPIGCSASYLTIFKNSNKEDYDDSTGCINWLNDFAEYHNQLLQQEIHKLREIHPHANIIYADYYNAAMQIYKSPKKFGFTSTIVACCGGGGPYNYDSKRPCGSPSSNYCDTPSSYVSWDGVHLTEAAYKLIAKGLLQGPYTIPQMNNGLCNKGISDQ